GGCAACTTCCGAACATCCATTCCAGTTTATTTCGGGATTGGGATTGACTCTGGAAGTTTTTGAGAACCAAGTGAAAGATTTAAAAGCTGGAGACAAATTCGACTTTACCATCCCCACATCAGAAGCATATGGTGAATACGATGACAACCATGTCATCGATCTCCCCAAAAATATCTTCATCATAGAAGGACAATTTGACAGCGAACGTATCGTAGAAGGTGCTATCGTCCCTTTAATGACTTCCGAAGGACAGCAAATCAACGGAAGCGTAGTTGAAGTAAAAGAGGATGTGGTTGTGATGGACATGAATCATCCCCTGGCCGGTTGTGACCTGAACTTTACTGGTGAAGTGTTGGTGAACCGCCCGGCCACCAATGAAGAAATGGCAGAGATGGCACGTATGATGAGTGGTGAAGGCTGTGGCGGCGGATGCAACAGCGGATGCAGTTGTGACGGCGGATGCGACAGCGGATGTTGCCACTAAAAGATTAAAGAATCAGAAATAGAGGCTACGCAATCCAAGTTGATTATACATGAACATGTGTAGCCTCTATTTTTTATTTCCACTTCTCAGTTATTCAATTTTTCCCCGTCATAATTTCTAACACCAGCCTATCCGTCTCATTCATCCCCTTTGAGCCTATCTTTGTAAGATTACGGATGCTTTGGTCAACGTCTTCGTCAATGATTCCTTCTACCGAAGTCACGTAGCGATTCTCCATTGCCATAATGGCGGAAAGTACGGCAGTTGAAACTCCGGTGGTGACCTTTAATGCGCAGCTTGGCTTAGCACCGTCACAAATCATACCCGTAAGATTGGCAATCATATTCTGAACAGCATAGGCCACTTGCTCATAAGTACCTCCCATCAGCCAGGTGATGCCACAACTGGAACCTGTAGCCGCCACAACGCAACCGCACAAGGCAGATAACCGCCCCAAGCTTTGTTTGATATAAATAACGGTAAGATGACTTAGCATTAAGGCACGAATAAGCTCTTCTTCTGACTTATTGTTTTCTTCTGCATAAACCAGTACAGGCAAAGTGGCGGAAATACCTTGGTTACCACTGCCCGAATTACTCATCACCGGAATCATCGCACCCGCCATACGGGCATCGCAAGCGCCAGAAGTATATGAAAGAATATGCGAAAATACACTGTCTCCCAGAATCCGGTGTTCGTAAGTGCCACGCAGAATCTTCCCCAAAGCATGCCCGTAATTGCCTTCAAAGGAGCGCTCCGCAGCAGCCTTGTTCAGACGGGCAGTCTCCAGTATAAAGCGGATCTCATCCAAAGGGGTGTTCAATGCAAAGTCATAGACTTTCCTCAGATTCAGTTCCAATGTATTTTCTTCTTTCTCACTACAAGATTCCACTTGCTTGCTCAGCAGCACTTCATCGCCATGCGCCACATATATAAAGGTAGTATGTCCGCCTGCAATAACAGCGGTAGCCTCGTCTTCACCTGCCCGACAGCATACTTCAATGTAAAGTTTCTCCTCTATGTTCTCTTTCAGTGAGATCTGGATGCGCTTTTCTTCCATGAAACGTTTGCCTTCGTCCACAGCTTGGGGCGTACAGTCTTTCAATACCTCCAACTGATATTTCGACTTACCGACCAAAGCACCCAACGCCACCGCAATAGGCAGTCCTATCATGCCTGTTCCCGGAATACCCACTCCCATCGCGTTCTTCAGAATATTGGCACTCAAAAGAACCGTTATCTTCTCCGGGCGCTTACCTAATATCTCCGTAGCCTTTGCAACGCACAACGCCACTGCAATAGGTTCCGTACAACCAATGGCTGGAATTACCTCACACTTCACCAGGGCTATAATCCGTTGTCTTTCCGCTTCTGTCATTTTGTCTATGGTATTTGATTATTCGACATGCAAATGTAGAAAAAAAACGGAATAAAGTACAGATTTAATCTGGAAACATAAAGCAAAAAGAAAGAAGATGCACTCACCTTGTAGAGTGTACCTTCTTTCTCGTAAATCCACTGATAAGATTGCCGGCAATCTTATCTTTACAGCTATTGCCTTATTTAGTGAAATTCAGGGATAAATTAAAGTCTTTGGTATTCTCCTTCCAAATAGTCTCAATATCCGTAAGTTTCTCAATACCCATCATAGCCAAAGCCATCTTGATCATTCCGGCATTTCCATTATTCGGGTCAGCCAAAATTTTCTCCAGTTCTACCTGTAGCTTAGGCAACGCCGGCAGAAGAGCTTCTACGAATGGAGTAACCATCACCTTGTCCACATATACTTTCAGCGCATTGCCGTCCACGTTATACTTCAAAGGGATTCCTGTTGTCATCCACTGCATGACCGTAGGCATAAGAGTCTCTACGTTGACACCATATACAGCCAACTTAGCCATGACAGCAGTCAAATCACTTGTAGAAGCATTCCCCTCCGTACCAGCTTTCTTCAAGATGGCACTGATACTGGGCACAACATACAACATCCCATCTTTCGCATACCAAAATGCGAGTCCCTTAGGAGAGTCGAGCCATTCAGTATGCGAAGGATTCAAATTACCATTATCATCTGCACCACCCATGATATCGTTCATATCAACATCAGACCAATACTTGGCTGTAATATTTCCATCCTCTCCAAAAGTCACTTGATTGAGCACATTGACCAAAGCCATAGAGCCAAACAGATTGACAAGATTTGCAGCTTGCTCCAAATTGGGCTTGCCGATTTCGAGGGCAGACCAAACCAAAAACAGAGGGGCAGCAGCCACCGCACCCTTATCGCTCGTCACTTTGGTCTGTAGTTTCCAAGTTCCCGTCAATTCTCCTTGTGCTGCAGAATTCAATTTTGAGGTAAGTTGGGCGCTTGCTTTGCCGTCCAAAGTAATGTTGCCCTGCAAGGACAAATCATAAATGACGAATGCAGGCGCAGTGCTTTTCGTCATCATGGAAGGAGGGGTGGACAATGAAGACTTACCGGCAAAGAGATATGAACCGTCCGCTTGTTTCTTCAATTCCACAGGTACTGATATCTCAGAATAACCGGGAAGTACGTTCTTCAGGTTCACGGTTGCTTCCGTAGCATTCTGCACTTTCATCTGCATGCTTCCCGAAGCTCTTACTTCATCATTAATCTTCAATACAGCGTTGTCACCCGAAATCTCCGTCTCAGGAATTTGCTTCCATGCAGTATCTTCGTCATTGTCGCTGCTACAAGCAGCAAACAAACTCATTGAACAGATCAATACGAATAAATAAAATAAATTCTTTTTCATACTCTATGAATACTTGTTTAGTTAATAAAAGAGAATGCATGAAAGCATTCCTATTCATTTTCTCTCTATATAGAAAAAGCAAAGTAACATATTTTTTAATTCCCATGCAAGACTTTACAAGGAAAAAGAATGATGCCTACACCCGCAAAGGTTGCAAACCTATACCGCATAGGGAACACTCCTGCATCGATAACATTTCACTCTTATACCGAACATTGAAAGCCCCCGGATGTATTGTCCCCAAATAGCCCCATGTTCTTGGATTAACATACGGATGTTTTGGGCATTCGATATAAAACTTCAAGCTAATAAGTTCCGGCAAGAAACGCACTGCCTCCGGGCATGCAAAAGCGGCAAAAGAACTTTTATCGCCCCAGATAAAACGTTTTTAAAAACTAATTGTTATCTTTATAGTGCCAAAAGTTTCCATTATCAAGCAACAGATGGCGCATCAGCTTCATATATAAACCTTTAAAGCATTTGTTATGTTCAATTCATTTGGGAATATTCTTCGCCTTACCAGTTTCGGAGAGTCACACGGTAAAGGCATAGGAGGTGTAATAGACGGATTTCCCGCCGGAATATACATCGACACGGACTTTGTGCAGAGAGAACTGGACCGCCGCCGTCCCGGACAATCACGAATTACCACCGCACGGAAAGAGGGGGATAAAGTAGAATTCCTTTCCGGCATCTTCGAAGGCAAATCCACAGGCTGCCCTATCGGCTTCATCGTATGGAACGAAAACCAGCATTCAGACGACTACGACAACTTGAAAGAGGTTTACCGACCATCGCACGCCGACTATACCTATAAGGTGAAGTACGGCATCCGCGATCATCGTGGGGGGGGGCGTTCTTCCGCCCGCGAAACAATCTCGCGCGTGGTGGCAGGCGCACTGGCTAAAATCGCCTTGAAACAGTTGGGCATACAGATTACCGCATATACCTCACAAGTGGGGCCTGTCCGTCTTGAGGAAAATTATACGGCATACAACCTTGACCTCATCGAGAGCAACCCCGTCCGTTGCCCAGATCTGGAAAAAGCCAAAGAGATGGAAGACCTCATCTTCAAAATAAAAGGAGAAGGAGATACTATAGGAGGAGTTGTGACCTGCGTAGTAAAAAGATGTCCCATCGGACTGGGACAGCCTGTATTCGGCAAGTTGCATGCCGCCCTCAGCGCTGCAATGCTCAGCATCAACGCCGCCAAAGCCTTTGAATACGGAGACGGCTTCAAGGGGCTGAAGCAGAAAGGATCGGAGCAGAACGATGTATTCTACAACAATAACGGACGTATCGAGACGCGCACCAATCACTCAGGAGGCATCCAAGGGGGCATCAGCAATGGGCAGGATATCTATTTCCGCGTGGCATTCAAACCTGTAGCCACCGTACTGATGGAACAGCATACAGTGAACATCAGCGGCATAGACACCACTCTGAAAGCCCGTGGACGCCACGATCCCTGCGTATTGCCGCGTGCAGTACCCATCGTAGAAGCCATGACCGCACTGACACTGCTGGATTATTATCTGATAGACAAAACCACTCAATTATAACCCTCCAAGAATCATCATGGAAATAAAAAAATATATTGCAGAAAACGAAGCCGGTATGCTGGAAGATCTGTTCAGCCTCATCCGCATTCCAAGCATCAGTGCCAAGCCCGAACATCACGACAACATGCTGGCATGCGCCGAACTCTGGGCACAGTTATTATTGAAAGCCGGAGCCGATGAAGCATTAGTAATGTCTTCAAAGGGCAATCCGATAGTTTTCGGGCAAAAGACAGTAGATCCCGAAGCAAAGACTGTATTGGTATATGCCCATTATGACGTAATGCCGGCCGAGCCGATGGACTTATGGAAAAGCCGTCCTTTTGAACCGGAAGTACGGGATGGACATATTTGGGCGCGTGGCGCTGACGATGACAAAGGACAGTCTTTCATACAAGTAAAGGCATTCGAATATTTGGTAAAGAATGGTTTACTGAAAACCAATGTAAAATTTATCTTTGAAGGTGAGGAAGAAATCGGTTCTCCAAGTCTGAAAAGCTTCTGCGAGGAGCACAAAGATTTGTTGAAAGCGGATGTCATCCTGGTTTCAGATACCAGCATGCTGGGAGCAGACCTGCCTTCGCTGACCACCGGCCTCCGTGGATTGGCATATTGGGAAATAGAAGTCACAGGACCGAACCGCGACCTGCATTCGGGACACTTCGGCGGTGCTGTTGCCAACCCCATCAATGTGCTCTGTCAAATGATAAGCAGAGTGACCGATACGGATGGGCGCATAACCATCCCCGGATTCTATGACGATGTGGAAGAAGTCTCACAGGCAGAACGTGACAT
Above is a window of Bacteroides helcogenes P 36-108 DNA encoding:
- the aroC gene encoding chorismate synthase gives rise to the protein MFNSFGNILRLTSFGESHGKGIGGVIDGFPAGIYIDTDFVQRELDRRRPGQSRITTARKEGDKVEFLSGIFEGKSTGCPIGFIVWNENQHSDDYDNLKEVYRPSHADYTYKVKYGIRDHRGGGRSSARETISRVVAGALAKIALKQLGIQITAYTSQVGPVRLEENYTAYNLDLIESNPVRCPDLEKAKEMEDLIFKIKGEGDTIGGVVTCVVKRCPIGLGQPVFGKLHAALSAAMLSINAAKAFEYGDGFKGLKQKGSEQNDVFYNNNGRIETRTNHSGGIQGGISNGQDIYFRVAFKPVATVLMEQHTVNISGIDTTLKARGRHDPCVLPRAVPIVEAMTALTLLDYYLIDKTTQL
- a CDS encoding serine dehydratase subunit alpha family protein, translated to MTEAERQRIIALVKCEVIPAIGCTEPIAVALCVAKATEILGKRPEKITVLLSANILKNAMGVGIPGTGMIGLPIAVALGALVGKSKYQLEVLKDCTPQAVDEGKRFMEEKRIQISLKENIEEKLYIEVCCRAGEDEATAVIAGGHTTFIYVAHGDEVLLSKQVESCSEKEENTLELNLRKVYDFALNTPLDEIRFILETARLNKAAAERSFEGNYGHALGKILRGTYEHRILGDSVFSHILSYTSGACDARMAGAMIPVMSNSGSGNQGISATLPVLVYAEENNKSEEELIRALMLSHLTVIYIKQSLGRLSALCGCVVAATGSSCGITWLMGGTYEQVAYAVQNMIANLTGMICDGAKPSCALKVTTGVSTAVLSAIMAMENRYVTSVEGIIDEDVDQSIRNLTKIGSKGMNETDRLVLEIMTGKN
- a CDS encoding DUF4925 domain-containing protein, producing the protein MKKNLFYLFVLICSMSLFAACSSDNDEDTAWKQIPETEISGDNAVLKINDEVRASGSMQMKVQNATEATVNLKNVLPGYSEISVPVELKKQADGSYLFAGKSSLSTPPSMMTKSTAPAFVIYDLSLQGNITLDGKASAQLTSKLNSAAQGELTGTWKLQTKVTSDKGAVAAAPLFLVWSALEIGKPNLEQAANLVNLFGSMALVNVLNQVTFGEDGNITAKYWSDVDMNDIMGGADDNGNLNPSHTEWLDSPKGLAFWYAKDGMLYVVPSISAILKKAGTEGNASTSDLTAVMAKLAVYGVNVETLMPTVMQWMTTGIPLKYNVDGNALKVYVDKVMVTPFVEALLPALPKLQVELEKILADPNNGNAGMIKMALAMMGIEKLTDIETIWKENTKDFNLSLNFTK
- a CDS encoding FKBP-type peptidyl-prolyl cis-trans isomerase, encoding METVENKYITVAYKLHSIEDGQKDFIEEATSEHPFQFISGLGLTLEVFENQVKDLKAGDKFDFTIPTSEAYGEYDDNHVIDLPKNIFIIEGQFDSERIVEGAIVPLMTSEGQQINGSVVEVKEDVVVMDMNHPLAGCDLNFTGEVLVNRPATNEEMAEMARMMSGEGCGGGCNSGCSCDGGCDSGCCH
- a CDS encoding dipeptidase; the encoded protein is MEIKKYIAENEAGMLEDLFSLIRIPSISAKPEHHDNMLACAELWAQLLLKAGADEALVMSSKGNPIVFGQKTVDPEAKTVLVYAHYDVMPAEPMDLWKSRPFEPEVRDGHIWARGADDDKGQSFIQVKAFEYLVKNGLLKTNVKFIFEGEEEIGSPSLKSFCEEHKDLLKADVILVSDTSMLGADLPSLTTGLRGLAYWEIEVTGPNRDLHSGHFGGAVANPINVLCQMISRVTDTDGRITIPGFYDDVEEVSQAERDMIAHIPFDEEKYKKAIAVQALCGEKGYSTLERNSCRPSFDVCGIWGGYTGEGSKTVLPSKAYAKVSCRLVPHQDHHKISQLFTDYILNIAPDAVRVKVTPMHGGQGYVCPITLPAYQAAEKGFEKAFGKKPLAVRRGGSIPIISTFEQVLGIKTVLMGFGLESNAIHSPNENMPLEIFRKGIEAVVEFYLHYK